Within the Staphylococcus argenteus genome, the region TTCGTCTAGCTTCTCTTTATAATTCACCATTGTTAAGTTCTTTCAATTTATCTGTTTGCTCTGATAAAGTCAGTGCATCAATAATTTCTTCTAAATGACCTTCCATTATTTGGCCAAGTTTTTGAAGTGTAAGTCCGATACGATGGTCTGTTACACGGCTTTGAGGGTAATTGTAAGTTCTAATACGTTCTGAACGATCTCCAGTACCAACTGCCGATTTACGTTGAGAAGCATATTTTTGTTGTTCTTCTTGAACTTTCATATCATATAGGCGCGCTTTCAACACTTTCATCGCTTTTTCACGGTTTTGAATTTGAGATTTCTCAGAAGATGTTGCAATTACGCCTGTTGGCAAATGGGTAATACGTACTGCAGAGTCAGTTGTATTGACGTGCTGACCACCTGCACCACTTGAACGATACGTATCTATTTTTAAATCTTCATTGCGAATTTCAATTTCTACATCTTCAACCTCAGGTAACACTGCAACTGTTGCTGTTGAAGTATGAATACGTCCACCTGATTCAGTTTCTGGAACACGTTGAACACGGTGTGCACCATTTTCAAATTTTAATTTACTGTATGCACCATTACCAGATACTGAGAAACTAATTTCTTTATAACCACCATGGTCACTTTCAGATGCTTCCACTATTTCTGTTTTAAATCCTTCCGATTCAGCATACTTAGAATACATACGCATTAAGTCACCTGCGAAAATAGCCGCTTCATCTCCACCTGCAGCAGCTCTAATTTCGACGATAACATCTTTTTCGTCATTAGGATCTTTTGGAATCAACAATATTTTAAGTTCTTCTTCAAGGTTAGGCAGTTCCGCTTTAATACCACTGCTTTCCTCTTTTAACATTTCGATTTCTTCTTTATCTTCTGTTTCATTTAATAATTCTTCTATATCAGTCAATTCTTCTTTTTTAGATTTATAATTTCTATAAACATCTACAGTTTTTTGCAAATCCGCTTGTTCTTTAGAATATTTACGTAATTTATCTGAATCATTTACTACATCTGGATCACTTAACAATTCATTAAGTTGTTCGTATCTTTCTTCTACAATATCTAATTGATCAAACACTTATAATTCCTCCTTATTATTGTCACTTGGTGCTACGATATGGTGCGCACGACAACGTGGTTCATAACTTTCATTGGCACCTACTAAAATAATCGGATCGTCGATTTTAGCTGGTTTACCATCTATTAATCGTTGTGTTCTACTAGATGAAGAACCACAAACAGCACATACTGCTTGAAGTTTCGTTACTTGTTCACTGACAGCCATCAATTTAGGCATTGGTTCGAACGGTTCGCCCCTAAAATCCATATCCAATCCAGCAACAATAACACGGTGTCCATTAGATGATAATTTTTCTGCAATACTTACAATTTCATCATCAAAAAATTGCACTTCGTCTATTCCTATAACATCAACATTTGATAAGTCATGCATCATAATTTCTCTTGCTGTAGAAATATTAATCGCTTCAATGGCATTACCATTATGAGATACGACTTTTTCTTTATGATATCGATCATCAATCGCCGGTTTAAATACAACGACTTTTTGTTTAGCGTATATACCCCTTCTTAATCGTCTTATCAGTTCTTCGGATTTACCGCTAAACATACTACCTGTAATACATTCTATCCAACCGGAATGGTAAGTTTCATACATTGAGAGTTCCACCTTTTTCAAAACATAATCGCTTTATTATATCATATTTCAATTATTCATAAATGTCTTTTTCATAATTATATCGATAATGTGTATCATTCAAAATATTGTTAAATAGGATATTCCTATCGTTAAGTAACGAATTTACTTTAAGCTAGTATTATCGTTAGAGTCAATGTTCAAACCATTCGTTTTTAATAAACTATAAAATACATGTCATTTCATTCGCAATCTTCATATCTTCAACGAAACACAATAGAATTTATATTTTCAGTACAAAGTAACAAACACTCATCAAACTCATCACATTTATAAACACTTTAAACATAAAAAAACTGCCTATGCATCCATAATTGAATGTAGACAGTTTAACTATCGCTATATTAGTTGTTTGATTTAAGACCAAACTTTTTGTTGAAACGTTCCACACGTCCATCCGCAGCAGCGAATTTTTGACGTCCTGTGTAGAATGGATGTGAATCAGATGAAATATCTAAACGAATAACTGGGTATTCTTTTCCATCTTCCCACTCCATCATTTCTGAAGTTGTTTTTGTAGAACCGCTTAAGAATTTGAAGTTTGTAGTAGTATCTAAAAAGATTACTTGATGATACTCAGGATGAATTCCTTGTTTCATTATTTTCAGCTCCTTTGCCCTGAACCATCTGGAACAGAGTTATTTGTGAGTTTTTACCCAATACTGTGTAATTATAAAGGTAATTAGTATAAAACGCAAGCCCCTGGTGCGATGTTTATTAAATTATCGGACGACCTGTTTTAGTACTTTCTTCTGCAGATTTTTGTAATTGTTTAAAGAAGTCTTCATTGTTCTTCGACTTTTTAAGCTTTCTAATAAAACGTTCAGTGAAGTCAGTTGAATCAGTGAACAGATTTCTTAGTTGCCATAAAGTATCCAATTCAGATTTACTAATTAACAATTCTTCTTTACGCGTTGAGCTTCGACCGATATCAATAGCCGGGAATATACGACGTTCAGATAATTTACGATCTAAATGTAACTCCATATTTCCTGTACCTTTAAATTCTTCATAAATCATATCGTCCATACGTGAACCCGTATCAACTAATGCAGTTGCAAGAATTGTTAAACTTCCTCCCGCTTCTATATTTCTAGCTGCACCGAAAAATGCTTTCGGTTTGTGTAATGATGCAGGATCTAAACCACCTGACAATGTACGACCGCTTGGCGGAATAACTAAGTTATATGCACGTGCTAGTCTTGTTATAGAATCCATTAATATGATGACATCTTCACCAATTTCTACTAAACGTTTTGCACGTTCAAGTAATAATTCAGCTACTTTAACATGATGTTCTGGTGGTTCATCAAATGTCGAATGTACAACTTCAGCTGCTTCTACTGAACGCTCTAAGTCCGTTACCTCTTCAGGACGTTCACCAACAAGTAATATAAATAATTTTGCATCTGGTTTATTTGTACTAATTGCATTTGCAATTTCTTTTAATAACGACGTTTTACCCGCTTTAGGAGGTGCTACGATTAAACCACGTTGACCTAGACCAATCGGTGTTACTAAATCCATTATACGTGTTGAATAATTTTTCGTTTCTGTCTCTAATAAAATTCGTTCATCTGGATACAATGGCGTTAATGCTTGGAAATGCGGACGCTTCTTCACTTCTTCTGCATTGTGATCATTGACAAAATCAACTTGTAATAAGCCATAATATTTTTCATTGTCTTTAGGCTTTCTAACTTTCCCTGTCACCTTATCGCCACGTTTAATTTCAAAACGACGAATTTGACTCGCAGAGATATAAATATCTTTTTCTCCTTTAGAATAGTTAACTGTTCTTAAAAAGCCGTAACCGTCTGGTTGGATATCATCTAAAATACCCTCCATATAATAGTTACCATCTTTTTCCATTTGTGCTTCCATAATAGCTAGGACAAGTTCTTTTTTATTTAGTTTACTGTAGTTTGTTAACTTAAGAGTTTTAGCTTTCTGAGTGAGTTCCTTGGTAGTATAGTTCTTGTACAATTCGTGGAATGATTCATACTGAGGAGATGTACGTTCTCTTTCAGGCATATAGTTTACACCCATTTCATTATTTTTTAGTTAGTAAGTAATAGATAGGCATGACAATGCATAAATAACTGTGATGATACGATATCATTATGCTAATCCCCAACCTTTTAAATACATGAATAACTATAGCAAATTTTTATTTTAATTACAAAATCTATTTATAAAAATTGCAAAATTAAAACAGTACACAAAACTTAATTAGTCATGTGCACTGTTTTATTGCGATTTTTAATTCAAAAATCAAATTTATTTAAAGTAACCTGCAATAGATTTCACTTCTAAAAATTCTTCAATACCGTAGTCGCCCCATTCACGACCTAATCCAGACTGCTTATAACCACCAAATGGTAAATCTGGTTTTCTACCTGCTTCATTGATTTCTACAGTACCCGCTTCAATAGAGCGCGCTACTTTACGCAATGTTTCTTTATCATTACCAATGACATAACCTGCTAAACCATATTTAGTATCGTTAGCAATTTCAATTGCTTCATCTAAGTCATTATATGTGATGACTGACATCACCGGTCCAAAAATTTCTTCTTGTGCAATGGTCATATGATTATCAACATTGATAAAAATTGTTGGACGTGCAAAGTAACCTTTTTCAAGGCCATCAGGCTTACCTGGGCCACCGTAGAATAATTCTGCACCTTCTTCAATGCCTTTATTTATATAATTTTGTACTTGATCAAATTGTTTTTTACTAATTATAGGACCGACTTGCGTTCCTTCTTCTCTCGGATTACCAACACGTACTTGACTAAACTGTTCTTTTAACTCAGCTAAAAATGCATCTTTAATTTGATTTGGAACTAACACGCGCGTACCAGCAGTACAAACTTGTCCAGTATTGTTAACCACTTTTCCTGTTGTTGCTTTAGCAGCTTCTTTAATATCTACATCTTCTAAAACGATGTATGGTGACTTACCACCAAGTTCAAGTGATACTTTTTTAAAGTCAGTAGCTGCCTTTTCCATAATTTTAGATCCAGTTGGACCAGAACCAGTAAATGACATCATACGAACTTTCGGGTGTTCAGACAATGGATTACCTACACCAGCACCATCACCATTCACAAGGTTAAATACCCCTTTAGGAACACCAACCTTATCAAATATTTCCGCTAAAATAACTGCTGCAAATGGTGTTTCTTCAGAAGGTTTAAGTACCACTGGACTACCCGCTGCAAATGCTGCTGCTAACTTTAATGACGTTTGATTCGTCGGGAAATTCCATGGTGTAATTAAACCTGATACACCAATACCTTCTTTAACAACTAAATCATCTCCACGACGTTCTTCAAATTCAAAAGTATTCAGAGCATCTCTTGCTGCAACAAAATGATTTAACCCCATTTGATAATGAACACGTTCAGATAATGATAGTGGTGCACCTAGTTCATCTGTAATTGCTTGTACAATGTCATCTTTTCTATTTTCATATTCTTTTACAATTTTATCTAGCAGTTCTTGTCTTTCTTTTACAGGCATATGACGGAATTCTAAATAAACACTGTCAGCCGCCTCAACTGCTCTATCTACATCTTCTTTATTTCCTTTTGCAACTTTACCAATTACTTCTTCAGTTGCTGGATTTATAACTTCTATCGTTTCATTACTATTACTGTTAACCCATTCACCATTAATATATTGCTTTGTATAGTCTCTCATTATTCTTTCACTCCTCAAGAATGATTTGTATGTTATTTATCCGTAATGCACACGATATAAACATTACATTTCACTATGATACGCTTCCCTTTTGATTCTTCAAAATAAAATGACTTAGATTTTTAAATCAGATAAACTTCTTTTGAAAATAAAAAACTATTCTCCAATCATCGTATTTAAAACGATAACTAGAAAATAGTTTAATAAGAAAAATTATATTTATAAATTACGATTTTATTTAGCAGTACGTTGATCTGTTAATTCTACGTATGTTTGCGCCCATGCTTCAATTGGATGTAAGGCATCTGCTAACGCTTGACCTTTTTCAGTCAAAACATAAATAATTTGTACTGGACTCGTAGAAATGATTTGTTTTTCTACTAACTCCCATTGTGCAAGCTCTGATAATTTAAGGCTTAATGCACGCGGGGTTATAGTTTTCAAATCTCTTTTCATATCGGAAAAGTGTGCTGAACAGTCATTACATCTTGAGAGATAATTAATGATTAATCCATTCCAACTTCTACCAAGTATTTTAAAAGTTTCTTCGAGATACGGACATACTTCCATCATCTTCACCTCTCATCAAAAAATTAGAATGTAAATTAACACCCTTTTTAAACTTAGTATAATTATTATACCACAAAATAACAATAATCTATACAGTTTCTGTCCAAATGTCAGCGCCTAAAGCTTTTAGATGTTCTACAATATCCGTATAACCTCTATAAATATGTTTTACATTGTAAATTGTTGTAACACCTTCTGCAATTAAGCCAGCAATAATTAAGCATGCACCAGCTCTTAAGTCACTCGCATAAACTTCAGCACCGTGTAAAGTTGACGGTTTGATAGTTGCAGTACCTTCATCAACTTCAATATTAGCTCCCATACGTTTTAATTCTTCTACATGTTTAAATCGTTCAGGATAGATTGTATCCGTTACAAATGACGGACCATTAGCCATAAATAGCAATGGTGTAATCGGTTGTTGTAAATCTGTCGCAAATCCTGGATAAACTAAAGTCTTAATATCTACAAATTGATAAGGTGCATTGTTATTAATACGAAGTCTTTCATCTTGTACATCTACATTGACACCTAATTCACTAAACTTAGCAGTTAATGTTTCGACATGTTTAGGTACAATATTATTTAAAATTATATTTTCACCGCATGCCGCAGCAATACACATATATGTACCCGCTTCGATTCGATCAGGTATCACTTGATACTCAGACCCATGTAATTTCTCTACACCAGTTATCTTAATTGTTGATGTACCTGCACCTTTAATATTGGCTCCCATACTTGTTAAGAAATTAGCAACATCGACAACTTCTGGCTCTTTTGCAGCATTTTCGATTACGGTTTGCCCAGTTGCATAGACTGCTGCTAACATGATATTAATTGTTGCACCTACACTTACCATGTCTAAAAAGATGTGTGCACCTTTCAATTCTTTAGCTTCAATTTTCATAGATATTGCGCTTGATTCGTCAATTTCAGCTCCCAAAGCTTTAAATCCTTTAATATGTTGATCGATTGGACGTGGCCCAAGCGGACACCCTCCAGGCAACCCAATTACACATTTTTTAAAGCGCCCTAACATAGCTCCCATCATATAATATGAAGCACGTAATGATTCAACTTTATTATTAGGTAGCACAGCATTTTTTATTTCAGTTGTATCTACTTCTAACTCAGTACCTTCCAATGTAGCTTTAATATTTAAATCTTCTAATAAACTTACTAACGTTTTAACATCAGAGATTTGTGGTAATCCTTCTAGTTTCACATGTCCTTGAGCTAATAATGTTGCAGGAATGATAGCTACAGCACTGTTTTTCGCACCACTGATATTAACTTCCCCATTCAGCGTGCGTCCACCTCTTATTTTTATTACCTCTTGAGCCATATCATTTATCTCCTTTGTTCATTACTTTTTAAAATTTTGCATTATTAGCATTATAAATTAATTTTACTTTATTTGTAAAATAGTTTATTTTAACCGTTAAATTTGTCTCTCTCTATTTACCATTGATTAATAACTAATAATTTACCTTTACTAATATATGATGTTCGTACCCACTTGACCATGGTCTAAAGTCTGATTATTTGATTGAATTTTGACATTATTATGACAATCCATTCAATTTTAATTTTACAACTAACGTATACACTACTATTTCAATGAATGTATAATTTTCTTTTTAATTATAGCACAAATCATTTTTGTCATATCCCACTCTTTTTGTAAAATCATTTTAAAGTAAAAAAGACTTCTTTATGACTTTCACAGCATAAAAAAGAAGCAAACATTAATCTGTCTGCTTCTTTTTAAATTAATATCCCTACGTTATTAATAATTTTAAAACTAAATATTAATTATTTAGCACGGTTAGAAGTACCGAACTCTTTGATTTTACCTTTAACTGTTTCTTTGATAGCTTCGCGAGCTGGTCCTAAGTATTTACGAGGATCGTAAACTTCTTTGTCGTTATTTAAAACGTCACGAACTGCTTTAGCTGAAGCGATTTGGTTTTCAGTATTTACGTTAATTTTAGCTGTACCAAATGGAATAGCTTTTTGAATATCTTTTGTTGGGATACCAGTACCACCATGTAATACTAATGGTAAACCAGTTGATAAACCAATTTCTTCCATTTCTTTGAAACCTAATTTAGGTTCACCTTTGTATGGTCCATGTACAGAACCAAGTGCAGGTGCTAATGCATCGATACCAGTTTTTTCAACTAGTTCTTGACATTCTTTAGGGTCAGCATAAATGATGCCATCTGCTACAACATCGTCTTCTTGTCCGCCTACAGTACCTAATTCAGCTTCTACAGAAACACCTTTTTCGTGTGCGTATTCAACAACTTTTTTAGTAGTTGCTACGTTTTCTTCAAATGGGCTATGTGAAGCATCGATCATTACTGATGTGAAACCAGCATCGATAGCTTCTTTACATTTTTCAAAGCTTGAACCGTGGTCTAAATGAATAGCTACAGGAATAGTGATGTTTAAGTCATGCATTAAACCTTCAACCATTTTAACAATTGTGTAGAAACCGCTCATATAACGAGCAGCACCTTCAGAAACACCTAAAATTACAGGTGCATTTTCTTCTTGTGAAGCTTCTAAAATTGCTTGAGTAAATTCTAGGTTATTAATATTGTATTGACCTACCGCATAACCATTTTCTTTTGCATCAATTAACATTTCTTTCATTGAAACTAAAGGCATGAAAGTTCCTCCTTGAGTGCTTGTGCACATATTTTTCAAAGTAATTATATCAAAAAAATAGCGCCAATGCATTGAAATACTGCATATTAAATGTGTATTTTTTGAAAAATGCGATAGTTATAATAAATGCAAACGTATACATTATTATGCAATTTAAGTCATTGCATAATATGTGCCCATTAATTACAATATTTTATAAGTAGATTGGAGGATAAAGATGTCAAAAATCTTAAACACACAATTAATAGGAATCTTTAATAGATTAGAAAAACAATCTTTAGAAATTCAAATGGGAGCACAATGCTTAGTACAAGCAATTGGCGGTGAAGGTTATGTCTATGTAAAAGGATATGATGACTTACAATTTTTCGAAAACTTTGTTCTATATAGTGACGAAAGATTAAAGTCTAGCCGTAAACTTGAGTCACTTAATAGCTTCAAGGACATTGATTCAACTGATCGTGTATTTTTATTTGCACCATTCTATTCGGAACAAGTTGCAAATGATATTCAAAAACTTATCGATTTAGATATTGATATTGTCTTAATTAGCAACAAACCTAAAACAGATGACTTTCCTGATTATCTCGTTCATTTTATTGATTTATCTACACCAAGGCCAATTGTCTACACTGAAGATTACGATAAAATTGTGCAACCTCATGCAATGGCGTTTAATTACGTATATTATGATATTTATACACAAATGATTGAAATGACGAGAGATTTAGAATTATAAATACTCGTTCTTTGCCACCCTCTTTCAAGACATGTACTGTTTATATATGTCATTTATCATTTTATTAAATTATTCATCATTAAAATTAAAGCCGTTACCTTCACAAATGATAATGTGGAAGTAACGGCTCTTTATATCAAAATTTTAAGTATTTACTTATGTTTATGATTCTTTTTATTTATTTTGTTGGTATTTTAATGAAGCTTCAATAAATGATTTAAAAATTGGATGTGGACGATTTGGTCTAGATAAGAACTCTGGATGGAATTGACAAGCAATAAAGAAATCATTTGTCGGAATTTCTACCATTTCTACTAAACGTCCATCTGGGCTTGTACCAGAAATAACCATACCGTTCGCTTCTAATTGCTCTCTATAGTCATTATTGAACTCATAACGGTGACGATGTCTTTCTTCAATTTCAGCTTTATCATAAATTGATTGTGCTAAAGTATCATTTTTAATTGCGCATGGATATAAACCTAAACGTAATGTTCCACCTAAATCTTCAATATCTTTTTGTTCAGGCAATAGGTCAATAATTGGATATGGCGTTGCTGGATCTAATTCTGCAGAATGTGCACCTTCAAGACCTAATACATTTCTTGAGAATTCAACAGTTGCAAGTTGCATACCTAAACAAATACCAAAGAATGGCACGTTATTTTCTCTAGCATACTTGATAGCACTGATTTTACCTTCGCTTGCACGGAAACCAAAACCACCTGGTACTAGAATACCATCAACATCCGCAAGGTATTCTGCTGCATTTTCATCAGTTACTTCACTTGAATCAATCCATCTAATGTCAATATCTTTGGCAAAAGGATATCCAGCATGTTTCAATGATTCAACAACTGATAAATACGCATCTTGTAAACTAACATATTTACCTACTAAACCAATTGTAATTTTACCATCTAAATTATTAACGATATCTAATAGTTGTTTCCACTCATCAAGCTGTGTTTCATATTTTGCATTTAATTGTAATCGTTTAATTACGATATCATCCATGTTTTGTTGGCTTAATTGTAATGGAATTTCATATAAAGAATCTGCATCACGACATTCAATAACACTTTCTTTATTGATATCACAGAATAATGCAATTTTATCTTTTAAATCCTGTGTCATTTCATATTCAGTTCTTACTACGATTAAATCTGGTTGAATACCTAAACCTCTTAATTCTTTAACGCTATGTTGTGTAGGCTTAGTTTTCATTTCACCAGCAGCTTTAATATATGGCAACAATGTACAATGTACATACATTACATTTTCTCTACCTAAATCACTACGAATTTGACGAATTGCTTCGATAAACGGAAGTGATTCGATATCACCTGTTGTA harbors:
- a CDS encoding CTP synthase, which codes for MTKFIFVTGGVVSSLGKGITASSLGRLLKDRGLNVTIQKFDPYLNVDPGTMSPYQHGEVFVTDDGAETDLDLGHYERFIDINLNKFSNVTAGKVYSHVLKKERRGDYLGGTVQVIPHITNEIKERLLLAGESTNADVVITEIGGTTGDIESLPFIEAIRQIRSDLGRENVMYVHCTLLPYIKAAGEMKTKPTQHSVKELRGLGIQPDLIVVRTEYEMTQDLKDKIALFCDINKESVIECRDADSLYEIPLQLSQQNMDDIVIKRLQLNAKYETQLDEWKQLLDIVNNLDGKITIGLVGKYVSLQDAYLSVVESLKHAGYPFAKDIDIRWIDSSEVTDENAAEYLADVDGILVPGGFGFRASEGKISAIKYARENNVPFFGICLGMQLATVEFSRNVLGLEGAHSAELDPATPYPIIDLLPEQKDIEDLGGTLRLGLYPCAIKNDTLAQSIYDKAEIEERHRHRYEFNNDYREQLEANGMVISGTSPDGRLVEMVEIPTNDFFIACQFHPEFLSRPNRPHPIFKSFIEASLKYQQNK
- a CDS encoding thymidine kinase, with the protein product MYETYHSGWIECITGSMFSGKSEELIRRLRRGIYAKQKVVVFKPAIDDRYHKEKVVSHNGNAIEAINISTAREIMMHDLSNVDVIGIDEVQFFDDEIVSIAEKLSSNGHRVIVAGLDMDFRGEPFEPMPKLMAVSEQVTKLQAVCAVCGSSSSRTQRLIDGKPAKIDDPIILVGANESYEPRCRAHHIVAPSDNNKEEL
- a CDS encoding winged helix-turn-helix transcriptional regulator, which encodes MEVCPYLEETFKILGRSWNGLIINYLSRCNDCSAHFSDMKRDLKTITPRALSLKLSELAQWELVEKQIISTSPVQIIYVLTEKGQALADALHPIEAWAQTYVELTDQRTAK
- a CDS encoding DUF2529 domain-containing protein — encoded protein: MSKILNTQLIGIFNRLEKQSLEIQMGAQCLVQAIGGEGYVYVKGYDDLQFFENFVLYSDERLKSSRKLESLNSFKDIDSTDRVFLFAPFYSEQVANDIQKLIDLDIDIVLISNKPKTDDFPDYLVHFIDLSTPRPIVYTEDYDKIVQPHAMAFNYVYYDIYTQMIEMTRDLEL
- the prfA gene encoding peptide chain release factor 1; amino-acid sequence: MFDQLDIVEERYEQLNELLSDPDVVNDSDKLRKYSKEQADLQKTVDVYRNYKSKKEELTDIEELLNETEDKEEIEMLKEESSGIKAELPNLEEELKILLIPKDPNDEKDVIVEIRAAAGGDEAAIFAGDLMRMYSKYAESEGFKTEIVEASESDHGGYKEISFSVSGNGAYSKLKFENGAHRVQRVPETESGGRIHTSTATVAVLPEVEDVEIEIRNEDLKIDTYRSSGAGGQHVNTTDSAVRITHLPTGVIATSSEKSQIQNREKAMKVLKARLYDMKVQEEQQKYASQRKSAVGTGDRSERIRTYNYPQSRVTDHRIGLTLQKLGQIMEGHLEEIIDALTLSEQTDKLKELNNGEL
- the fdaB gene encoding class IIb fructose-bisphosphate aldolase FdaB, producing the protein MPLVSMKEMLIDAKENGYAVGQYNINNLEFTQAILEASQEENAPVILGVSEGAARYMSGFYTIVKMVEGLMHDLNITIPVAIHLDHGSSFEKCKEAIDAGFTSVMIDASHSPFEENVATTKKVVEYAHEKGVSVEAELGTVGGQEDDVVADGIIYADPKECQELVEKTGIDALAPALGSVHGPYKGEPKLGFKEMEEIGLSTGLPLVLHGGTGIPTKDIQKAIPFGTAKINVNTENQIASAKAVRDVLNNDKEVYDPRKYLGPAREAIKETVKGKIKEFGTSNRAK
- a CDS encoding aldehyde dehydrogenase family protein codes for the protein MRDYTKQYINGEWVNSNSNETIEVINPATEEVIGKVAKGNKEDVDRAVEAADSVYLEFRHMPVKERQELLDKIVKEYENRKDDIVQAITDELGAPLSLSERVHYQMGLNHFVAARDALNTFEFEERRGDDLVVKEGIGVSGLITPWNFPTNQTSLKLAAAFAAGSPVVLKPSEETPFAAVILAEIFDKVGVPKGVFNLVNGDGAGVGNPLSEHPKVRMMSFTGSGPTGSKIMEKAATDFKKVSLELGGKSPYIVLEDVDIKEAAKATTGKVVNNTGQVCTAGTRVLVPNQIKDAFLAELKEQFSQVRVGNPREEGTQVGPIISKKQFDQVQNYINKGIEEGAELFYGGPGKPDGLEKGYFARPTIFINVDNHMTIAQEEIFGPVMSVITYNDLDEAIEIANDTKYGLAGYVIGNDKETLRKVARSIEAGTVEINEAGRKPDLPFGGYKQSGLGREWGDYGIEEFLEVKSIAGYFK
- a CDS encoding UDP-N-acetylglucosamine 1-carboxyvinyltransferase, translated to MAQEVIKIRGGRTLNGEVNISGAKNSAVAIIPATLLAQGHVKLEGLPQISDVKTLVSLLEDLNIKATLEGTELEVDTTEIKNAVLPNNKVESLRASYYMMGAMLGRFKKCVIGLPGGCPLGPRPIDQHIKGFKALGAEIDESSAISMKIEAKELKGAHIFLDMVSVGATINIMLAAVYATGQTVIENAAKEPEVVDVANFLTSMGANIKGAGTSTIKITGVEKLHGSEYQVIPDRIEAGTYMCIAAACGENIILNNIVPKHVETLTAKFSELGVNVDVQDERLRINNNAPYQFVDIKTLVYPGFATDLQQPITPLLFMANGPSFVTDTIYPERFKHVEELKRMGANIEVDEGTATIKPSTLHGAEVYASDLRAGACLIIAGLIAEGVTTIYNVKHIYRGYTDIVEHLKALGADIWTETV
- a CDS encoding type B 50S ribosomal protein L31 — protein: MKQGIHPEYHQVIFLDTTTNFKFLSGSTKTTSEMMEWEDGKEYPVIRLDISSDSHPFYTGRQKFAAADGRVERFNKKFGLKSNN
- the rho gene encoding transcription termination factor Rho, giving the protein MPERERTSPQYESFHELYKNYTTKELTQKAKTLKLTNYSKLNKKELVLAIMEAQMEKDGNYYMEGILDDIQPDGYGFLRTVNYSKGEKDIYISASQIRRFEIKRGDKVTGKVRKPKDNEKYYGLLQVDFVNDHNAEEVKKRPHFQALTPLYPDERILLETETKNYSTRIMDLVTPIGLGQRGLIVAPPKAGKTSLLKEIANAISTNKPDAKLFILLVGERPEEVTDLERSVEAAEVVHSTFDEPPEHHVKVAELLLERAKRLVEIGEDVIILMDSITRLARAYNLVIPPSGRTLSGGLDPASLHKPKAFFGAARNIEAGGSLTILATALVDTGSRMDDMIYEEFKGTGNMELHLDRKLSERRIFPAIDIGRSSTRKEELLISKSELDTLWQLRNLFTDSTDFTERFIRKLKKSKNNEDFFKQLQKSAEESTKTGRPII